TAATTCTCCCAAGAAACCACCTACTTGCCATAAACCACCGTCAACTACTGAAACGGTTCCGGTAACATAAGATGCAGCATCTGAGAATAAGTAAACAGTAGAATCAGCAATATCGGCAGTAGTACCAATCCTTTGAAGAGGGATTCTGTTCTCCAATGGAGTCTCTGTTGGTGGGTTTAGTCTTGCACCACCTTCGGTATTTCCAATTAATCCAGGTGCAATACAGTTGAGACGTATACCAACAGGTCCCAATTCAACGGCCAAGGCATTCATCAAAGCGTCTACACCGGCCTTGGCAGCACTGACGTGTGCTTGGAATGGAAGTCCGGTGTAGTGTAATGTAGCACTAACAAAAATAACTGAAcctttattctttttcaactgttCAAACGTAGTTTTAACAGTATTGTATGATCCCAAAAggtcaatatcaacaacgGTTTTGAAAGCATTTGACGACATGTGGTTGAAATCAGACAAAAAGTTACCAGCAGCACCAGCAatgacaaaatcaattcttcccAATTCTTTTACCGTCTTGTCAACGGCGCCTTTAAGACTGTCAATCTTACGTACATCAATATTACCCAAACCAAGGACTTTAG
The Candida orthopsilosis Co 90-125, chromosome 5 draft sequence genome window above contains:
- a CDS encoding Sps20 peroxisomal 2,4-dienoyl-CoA reductase, giving the protein MPNTLSNSYLQSSVWKPDLFKGKVAFVTGGAGTICRVQTEALVLLGADAVILGRNVQKTEDAAKEIAQLRPGAKVLGLGNIDVRKIDSLKGAVDKTVKELGRIDFVIAGAAGNFLSDFNHMSSNAFKTVVDIDLLGSYNTVKTTFEQLKKNKGSVIFVSATLHYTGLPFQAHVSAAKAGVDALMNALAVELGPVGIRLNCIAPGLIGNTEGGARLNPPTETPLENRIPLQRIGTTADIADSTVYLFSDAASYVTGTVSVVDGGLWQVGGFLGELYPSVVKMQNEDPQGKL